Within Lagopus muta isolate bLagMut1 chromosome 1, bLagMut1 primary, whole genome shotgun sequence, the genomic segment ACTTAACCAAAGTATGTACTTGCAACACTCTGGATATATTATTAATAGACTCTTTTTGTCAAGAGATTCCTGTTTTTTTACCAGATCATCTTGTAGCGTTCTAGAGATTCACAGgcagaaattatatttttggGGTATCTTTAGATCTCATGACCAATCATCTACTTTATAAGATGAAATCTGTTGTgctggttttcttgtttttaagcCTTGAAACTCTCTTTATGATAGTGTTTGAGTTGGCTTGCAAATGGTAGCCTTGCAGATGAGACTAAAGCaacatttcatgtttttataaatCTATTTCATTATCTCTGATCTGATCTACAGCAAGTTTCATTGGATTCACATACCAGGAAAATtgacatttttctctcctgtgaGGCATGTTTTAGTTTAGTGAAGGCTTCTCTACCAAGTCCTCTGTCAGGAACATTTAGAATACGAGCCAGTGCCAGATCATCCTTAGAATTCACCAGCAGGcttaaatatgaataaaaacaCTTCTTGGCAAAGAGCATCACCTGTATAAAAAAGCATCAACATTGATTAGTCACCCTGCTGCTAAATTACATGTGTGCTAGTAATAAGACTTTTATAGAAGTGTCTCACTTTGCATAATTTCAAGTTACTTAATGTATGGGAATTCTGGAAGTTTTGACAAAAGCAAGCGTGATTAATATGCGTTAAAATTATGTGTATTATACTTGAATAATCACACTGACACAGgatgcccagaaaagctgtggatgctccatcactgaaagcattcaaggtcaggttagatggggccctggacagtctgatctggtgggtggcagccctgcccatggaaggggttggaacgagatgatctctaattttctttccaaattaagatgttctatgattctatgacatttaGCTATTACAATTGGGTATCTATTTCTGCTTAGAGATCTCCTAACAGATGTTCCTTTTACATCCCAAAGTAAAATTCTAATACTGTGAAACCACATAAAGGATTTACATTAATTTCAAGTAGGCTAAAATTTTCATCACCTCACCAGCTCCAGCTCAGATTCACTAATTTTCCCCTTGACTCCCAGGGATATCAATCATAGAAGTCTCACTGATTGAAGAATTAGAATTTTATATCCAACTCCACTCACATAATCAAATTATATCAATATAATTACTTATATTGCAGCACTGTTCAGGATCCTGTAAGAATAACAGTCCCAGATCTgaaaaatttacatttaaaaattaaaaaaaaaagaaaaagaaaaagactattgatgaaaagaaaactaatgagaaaagctttatttgctacatgtttttttcttattcaacaggaattcaaaaatatatagatgtataatatagatatatatagatTAAGATGATAGatttgagagaaagaaaaaaagggcaaggaatatttttttctacacatGCCAATGTCAAGCAAGCTATTAGCTTAGTGGTAGAAGTGCTATCTAGGGAAGAACTGtagtgaaaaaacagaaaagcactaaactgcatttcactgaaacatttttcagcCTGATATCATGTTGCTGGGACAATGTTTGTTCACATgttgagaattattttttaagttgtaTCTACACACTGCATTTAAATTGCTACTTCTGGTGAGTAAAGTAAGCCAGGAAATGGCAAAAGCACTAGCATTTCAAGTACTGCAATACAGTATTCTCAGATTCTTATTTGGGGAGTTGAATCAAGTGTTCCCCAAAAGTCTTCAGCCATCTACTGGGATAAACAAGACTTGCTTGCTTTGCTACAGCTACCATTACAGTTGCTATCCAGATTTCTTCCATAAGGAAGTAAATATGAGCTAATGAAAACAAGGTGATGAAACCTAATAAGTCTACATCACATAGCACTTCATTTGGCAACATCAGGCAAATCATTTAACTCTCAGTTAATAAGGCTATGATAgtatatttgaagaaaaatgtttaaaggcACTTAAAGACAGATTACATCTACATACCAAGTGCCTGCCATAAGAGGACTGTCTTTCAGAGTATAAGTTCATGTACTTAACCCATAGACACACTGATGAGTTACAGTTTGAAAACacttgtttattatttttaaaatagcaatattttaataacaataattgcaaaaaggaaacaacGTAACATATCACATTGTGTTGTGTAGACATAGGAAACttaacattacaaaaaaaaaaaaaaaaaaagaaataatttttaccTTCACACTGTTCTGCTCCTGTCTGTAGACTGGTGtagaaggaagaacagaaccATTACTTCTTGATACATTCATTCCACCAGAAATAAATTCTAGCAGTTGAACCTTCAATAAAACAAGTTGAATCAGTTAAAATATGAAGGTGactaaaaagcagaaatactatTAAAACCAAGTGAAACCATGATTTCTTACAGTTTGTTAGTTTTCTGAGACCCAAAACTTACTTTTTCTTTAGTCTTCGTAAGTACAAATGTTTAGAGAGAAATCAGGTGTAAAGACTCAATTTAACTTACAGATCTTCTGTAAGACACTTGCACTAAAAGCAGCTTCTTgtcttttgggaaaaaaagataacattGCACCACAGATACGAAAAGCCCATTAATCTTCTCAAGTTTTTtacattataaaaagaaattagaaaatgagAGCTTCCTAAACTTCAATCCTCCTTGTAACTCCTTTTGTATCCAGTAATTGGAATGTTTAAGTAGAGGTTCTCTCAGTTTAAGGAAGCAGGCAAACTTGTTACAAGCATACCTCTCACTGAATCTTATAACAGTATTTCTATGTTTCGACATTTCTGATGATGAGATTTCACATATTCTCTCAGGAGACTGTTCCAGTATTTGACTACTTTTTCCATGGACACAGCTTTATTCCTGACTCAATAGGAAGAGTTCCTCAaagcaactgaaatattttattttttatttcctagtTTTTATCTAGTAATTCAGCTTACTTTCCTGCACGAAGACAGTTAActctttccattatttttcttacaagCCAGAAATAGTTGAATCTAAatccacaatttttttttttttttaatcaaaatccTTTGTCTTTGACCTTTCCATGCTCTAGAAAGCACAAAAATCAAACTCATATGGCATGCTTATATTTCAAAGTTTTTTAGTTGCTACTAACACAACCCAATCATCAGCCCACAAGGGCTCAGGATAAGGAAGATTATTATCTCACTAATTTAATATCCTTCTATGATAAGATCTCCCTGTGAACAAAAGGAAGGCAGTAGAAGtagtttttctgtattttagcaATGCTTTTGATACGGTCCCTCAGTCTTTCTGGATAAACTGTCCAGGTTTGAGACAAACAGGCACATTGTATGCTGGGTGAAAAACTGGCTGAACAGTAAGTAGGGATTGAAGTGCTGTAGTAAAGAAAGACTACATCTGGTTGGTGACAAGTCATTCTCCAAGGCTCAGTCTTGACACCAGTTCTattcaacattttcatcaatGATTTCTATGGAGTTAAATGCATCTTTCCAAAATTTACTGATGATACTAAACTGGTAGGTATTGCTGACTCTCTGAAGATACAAAAGGCTTCTAGAAAAGGGACCTACATTGATCAGAACCATTGGGCTATTTGCAACAGTATGAAACTTATCAAATGTTGGATTCTGCTTTTGGAATTGAGTAATATCAGACATACGTACAGCCTGGGATGCAAGTGGCTGGAGAGGAGTCCtgcagaaagggacctggggacTCTGGTTGACAGCTGGCTCAACATGAGTCAGCAACATACCCTGGcagccaagaaggaaagcagcaatgtGGAGTACATTAAACTCAGCATAGCCAAACAATCAAAGGGGTCATTCTCCAACTATATTTAGCATTAGTGCTCTCACCTCAAATATTCTGTTCTGGACTCCATGTTCTAAAAACCACATTAAGATACTTGCCTGTGCGCAGAgaaggcaacaaaactggtTAAAAGAGCTGGAAGGCATATCCTATGAGGAACAACTGTGAACAGTGTGTTTGTTAAACTTGGTGAAAAGGAGGTTGAGGAATGATCTGATTGCTCCTTTCTGAGGAGGGGAAGTGGAGAGGGGGTTGCTTCCTGGTATCTAGTGACAGGACACACAAGAGCAGTTCAAAGCTGCATCAGTCAGAAACTGATTAGACGTTATGAAAAATTTATGAACTACAAAAAACTTTTAGACATTGGAGCAGGAATCCTAAACAGGTGGCTGACATTCCATGCCTGTTTGTGTTTAAGAGGCATTTATATAATGCTCTTAATGACATGTTTTAAACTTTGGATCAGTCCTAAAATAGTCTAACAGTTggactcaattttttttttttccttccagcagctAATATATTATTCAATATATTTTGATCTGGTAAAAATTAATCAAATTTGTGCTATTTTCATTGTCAGACTGGACTACATACTACAACTTCTCTAACCTACAGCATGGCCTTATGTGCAGAGTTACAATAACTGAATTGCAATAAACTGCAATAGATGCTTGACTGAGTAGCTGAAGATGAAGCTCTTCTGGTTTCCCAAAAAACATCAAATGAAGCTACATGTAGAATATGGAGGAGTTTTTGTGTTTAAAAGTATGCtatttttataacaaaaaaaaaaatttggactGCATAGCAAGATATATCCAAAATTCCGTAGCATGTTAATCATTAAGATTTGATCCAGTCATATCAAATCTCTACAGTTTGCctttttctggcagaaaaactTCTGGAGAAGAGGTCTACACATCCAGCAGGATGACAGAAAGAAGTAATTTTTGGAATGGTCTTATGAGTCTTCAAAGgatttaataatttaaacatatctgttttccacacagaaaaagcaagtaACTTGTGAATAATTCAGGATTTCTGCACATACTTTAGAAGCACTGTAAATCCATAATCATTATCAGAAGTATCAAAATAATATCAGAGATTAATCAAACAAAATACTTACGGGGGCAATACTTTCATCCTCAGAGACAAGTGCAAGAGCACAGCACTTTTGATATATGTCTATTATATCTAACATATTGCTGCTTGCTAAGAAAGTATGGTAGGCCCTTTTAAAGTCAGCATAATTTGCAGGTTCTTCCATGTTCTCATACAATAATCCTAGTTTGTCATGTAACAAATATTTCCAAGTTTCCATCACATCACTGAGTGATGCTGCGAAATCTCCATGGTGCtaataaaacaacaataaaaaaaaaaattaatgttatATATTTAGtagttttaaaaattactttaaaacaagTTGCATATATGTCTACAAAGAATAACTACTACAAtctaaatatttgcatttgtaatGAATGGAGTGTTACTCATAACTGCAGTTCTTCCAATGCTTTTGCCTTACAGTTGACTTTTTGGAATTTGTAGTCCTTGTTCCTGATCCCTTGTTCCTAAAATACCAGGCATATATTTTGAACTTTGCTGACAGAAACAGACATTGATTTTCACAGGAGTATTATACaccaaaatcaatttttttttttttcctccaatgcTAATACACTTCTACTCTTACATAATATTGATATTATTGCCAAAGACCTAATGAATGCATTAAATCAAGACACACCTAAGCACAGGCAggtccaaaagtaatgcctcctattttattttgttggcccacaacatcatAGGCAGATGtcggtggtatggcagtagaggctgaaccttcctgccagtattccattacattttgttgctgtgtgacatgGCAGtagaggagcagtctgacaaatttgcatctgacacagaagtgcagatgaagcagagGTCTTGAATTATCCCATGCGGAGAAAATTGCACTCTTTGACTTtcaatggatgtgagcacagtgaggcagtaggAGACGTACTTCAGTAGTGGCAACCATGGGTCACCTGGGCTTGTGAAGATTTTAACCagggcagcatgcaggctcttgtaTTTACTGCATGTAAGTGAAATTACAAAGTAGCAGAGATTTGTTACTAGTTAGACTCAGCTACGGTAATGGAACAAAAGATAAGGCTTGGGATGCAGGTCTACCTACACATTTCTAACCTCCCCAATTCAGAAATCAGCCCTGTAGCCATCTTTAAATTTGCATGTGGTTTCTAGCATAATTCAGTGCTATGAACATGCCTGCTACTCCAGAGATTGCAAGAAAATTAATGTCATACGTTTTCTATAGAGCATGTTTTCCACTCCAACTTCTccaaaaattaaatttgtaaCCATATTGTAACCACCttcaagaaaatcaaaacaatagtacattgaagaaaaaaaagttctcacTATTTTCTTAGTTCTGAAAGAATTTTTCAAACTAAATTACAGTACAGTTTAAATATGGTACCTAGTAAATCAAAACTTTTCCTTGCAAGAACAAGGACCGGCAGAGATTAGCAAAGTTTATATTAGCACTGGAAGAATATTTGAAATTCAAGTTGAATTTCACTCCAGGTGCTAACTTATACCATCAGGCACTCACTGTGACAGTGCACTCCATTACTTACAAAGTCAACTGTCAAGAGTATCTGGTTTTAAAGGGaacattaataaaatatgaTGTTTTGCAATAAGCATATGCCAGCTGACTAATACCCAAAGGAAGTCCAAAAAGTTCTGGACTTTTATTGCACGATAGACATTGCAGTGTTATGTTTCAcagtgtcttagtttcagctgggacataGTTTTCTTCAGAGCGTCTGGTATGAGGCTATTTTTTGgttctcagagaaaaaaaatgttgataacacaacaatgttgctgctaagcagtgctgtTCAGAGCCAAAGACACTCTCAGCAAGGGCTGGTAGGGTGGCTCAAGTAGctgggaaggaacaaaaaaaaaaaaaaaaataaaatcagggcATCTCTTTGCAATCTATCAATTTCTTAACACAAAGGGCAACACCCACTCTCCTCATTCCTTACTTATCTCTTCTACAAAGATTGCACTCCCTGATTACAGTATTCCAATTACATGATACTTCCTACCCTGTTTCTGTGATAACAGCTAAGTCATAGTTTTTTAATTGCTCCATCGAttctaattctttttgtttatttcccaCACCACGTGCATTGGCATAGACGCATTTCAGCTGGGCTATCAGCAGtgttatcttttttaaaaagccttccTCAGTTCCTTTAGAGCGattctgaggtttttttctgctgctccaTAATGACAGTGTCTATGGCTTTTCTGctcagggagatggtggagtcattgaccccagaggcattcaagaaatgtttcTATGTTgtactgagtgacatggtttagtgggaaatattcgtgataggtggatggttgcactggatgatcttagatgtTTTGAATgacagagaatcatagaattaccaagattggaaaagataaCTCCCCTTCCTCCATCAAATCTAGCTTTGATGGCACTGGTTCTAACACAGGTGGTTCATTTGACCAACTTTATGGGGTAGTCCCTTCCTGAGTCTGAATCATTACCCACACCCTCTCCTTTTTCCAGACCAGAAAGCTATCTAAGCTTCCTCCCCTTGCAGGGATTTAAGTCAGGGCAGTCTTTCAGCCTGTCTCAGAACAAAACACCATAAATAACTCTCCAATTCCAGGATTCAGTGCTGCCTGGCAATTTCCTCTTTCAACCTGTCCTTTCACTGGAAAAGTTCATTGAGATGGGCACACTTGTATTAATGACATCCACTTCTGCCCGCAGTCCCTATGCAGACTTGCAGATTCTGGAGATCCCCACAACAAAAGACGAGGGTAGCAATTTAACTCCTCAGGAAGCCTATTTAGGTGCGTGCATCTGCACATGAAGGTTGTGGCCACCCTGCCTAGGTTACAACCTCAGCTCAGCCATTGCAGCATACTGTCACCAAGTTTCCTTTAATAGAGGACTGTTCCAGAAGAGAGAGAGCAGGCACCCTCCAGACTTAAACCAGCTTTCCTGTTTGCTCACACTCCACGTGGTTACCTTTGTGCATAAAtgggtggctgctgctgctcctggacCACCCATGTCTTTTCAGCCACTCTCACAAGGGCTGAGGACCCCTAAGCAGCTTTCTCCTCACCCAGAGGACCCCCTGATTGCAGGACAACCCCTTACCCCACACATATCAACTCCCAACTCTGCTGCAGAATTGAAGTTATGCAATCAGACAAAATACACTATTGTTTACTATTACAGTTGAGGATTTACgttaaaaaaaacttaaaacaCTTCTTCAATCTTTCTGTAAGCTCTGATTTGTACTTAATCATTATTTTACAACATCTTGCTGCATCTAACCCTCAGatgaaaaacaacactgaaatgaCCAAAACAACTGTTTTAAATAGATAAACTGAAAGTTTAGTAAGCAAACGAAGTTTAAGTCACACTAAGCCCCAAGAGCTTACAGAAAGAACGCTAACCTGTTTATTGACTTCAGCCATGGACAGTTGTAATGCTGTCAGCATGCAATCGGCTCCACATACAGTAGTCCTTTCAGAGTTTGAAAATAAGGGCCATTGtcttctgaaatgtttgattAAGTTTAAAATCTTTTGCTGTAAAGAAATCATTGCCTAGAGTGGAACACAGAATTAAGAGAAATAATTGTGAATGTAAATATATGAGAGGCCTATACATGTCACCATAA encodes:
- the LOC125700143 gene encoding PCNA-interacting partner isoform X8, whose product is MISLQQKILNLIKHFRRQWPLFSNSERTTVCGADCMLTALQLSMAEVNKQHHGDFAASLSDVMETWKYLLHDKLGLLYENMEEPANYADFKRAYHTFLASSNMLDIIDIYQKCCALALVSEDESIAPGMLLTHVEPAVNQSPQVPFCRTPLQPLASQAVQLLEFISGGMNVSRSNGSVLPSTPVYRQEQNSVKVMLFAKKCFYSYLSLLVNSKDDLALARILNVPDRGLGREAFTKLKHASQERKMSIFLTATSFIRTAEHGGKGCAASLFDPLKVHLKGLSNFINFIDKLGEIIGEIPDPRMKNRRKTKQTKKT
- the LOC125700143 gene encoding PCNA-interacting partner isoform X6, coding for MISLQQKILNLIKHFRRQWPLFSNSERTTVCGADCMLTALQLSMAEVNKQHHGDFAASLSDVMETWKYLLHDKLGLLYENMEEPANYADFKRAYHTFLASSNMLDIIDIYQKCCALALVSEDESIAPGMLLTHVEPAVNQSPQVPFCRTPLQPLASQAVQLLEFISGGMNVSRSNGSVLPSTPVYRQEQNSVKVMLFAKKCFYSYLSLLVNSKDDLALARILNVPDRGLGREAFTKLKHASQERKMSIFLTATSFIRTAEHGGKGCAASLFDPLKVHLKGLSNFINFIDKLGEIIGEIPDPSCATLEDIAELSGISRSMNIP
- the LOC125700143 gene encoding PCNA-interacting partner isoform X10; the protein is MISLQQKILNLIKHFRRQWPLFSNSERTTVCGADCMLTALQLSMAEVNKQHHGDFAASLSDVMETWKYLLHDKLGLLYENMEEPANYADFKRAYHTFLASSNMLDIIDIYQKCCALALVSEDESIAPGMLLTHVEPAVNQSPQVPFCRTPLQPLASQAVQLLEFISGGMNVSRSNGSVLPSTPVYRQEQNSVKVMLFAKKCFYSYLSLLVNSKDDLALARILNVPDRGLGREAFTKLKHASQERKMSIFLSNLKKKIQCLMCR
- the LOC125700143 gene encoding PCNA-interacting partner isoform X5, whose protein sequence is MISLQQKILNLIKHFRRQWPLFSNSERTTVCGADCMLTALQLSMAEVNKQHHGDFAASLSDVMETWKYLLHDKLGLLYENMEEPANYADFKRAYHTFLASSNMLDIIDIYQKCCALALVSEDESIAPGMLLTHVEPAVNQSPQVPFCRTPLQPLASQAVQLLEFISGGMNVSRSNGSVLPSTPVYRQEQNSVKVMLFAKKCFYSYLSLLVNSKDDLALARILNVPDRGLGREAFTKLKHASQERKMSIFLTATSFIRTAEHGGKGCAASLFDPLKVHLKGLSNFINFIDKLGEIIGEIPDPSFCFTFQCCFLVFSFDHSRYQRQSVYICNH
- the LOC125700143 gene encoding PCNA-interacting partner isoform X9; translation: MISLQQKILNLIKHFRRQWPLFSNSERTTVCGADCMLTALQLSMAEVNKQHHGDFAASLSDVMETWKYLLHDKLGLLYENMEEPANYADFKRAYHTFLASSNMLDIIDIYQKCCALALVSEDESIAPGMLLTHVEPAVNQSPQVPFCRTPLQPLASQAVQLLEFISGGMNVSRSNGSVLPSTPVYRQEQNSVKVMLFAKKCFYSYLSLLVNSKDDLALARILNVPDRGLGREAFTKLKHASQERKMSIFLTATSFIRTAEHGGKGCAASLFDPLKVHLKGLSNFINFIDKLGEIIGEIPDPSRNCIP
- the LOC125700143 gene encoding PCNA-interacting partner isoform X7, with product MISLQQKILNLIKHFRRQWPLFSNSERTTVCGADCMLTALQLSMAEVNKQHHGDFAASLSDVMETWKYLLHDKLGLLYENMEEPANYADFKRAYHTFLASSNMLDIIDIYQKCCALALVSEDESIAPGMLLTHVEPAVNQSPQVPFCRTPLQPLASQAVQLLEFISGGMNVSRSNGSVLPSTPVYRQEQNSVKVMLFAKKCFYSYLSLLVNSKDDLALARILNVPDRGLGREAFTKLKHASQERKMSIFLTATSFIRTAEHGGKGCAASLFDPLKVHLKGLSNFINFIDKLGEIIGEIPDPSCCSCCPFQHSSSFYNSVWMI